The Desulfosporosinus acidiphilus SJ4 genome has a window encoding:
- a CDS encoding restriction endonuclease, whose product MPRYSYRKFNATRKRYGVRFNSKQGHQFLIILAILVIGYFINHPYLFLGIGSLVLFIYFYEKWSVRQAIRKSGIEQIDLMGGTDFEKRLQVLFNDLGYRAKLTPKNDFGADVIVEKYNGGRTVVQAKRYSRPVGLKAVQEVIGAMAYYDAINAIVITNQNFTQQAERLALKNKVELWDRQKLIYMINSALKNKVLPARLKPS is encoded by the coding sequence ATGCCACGATATTCTTATAGAAAGTTCAACGCAACCAGAAAACGCTATGGTGTCCGATTCAACAGCAAACAAGGCCACCAATTCCTCATAATTCTTGCTATCCTTGTCATTGGCTATTTCATTAATCATCCCTATCTTTTTCTGGGCATCGGGAGCTTAGTGCTTTTTATTTACTTCTACGAGAAATGGTCCGTCCGGCAAGCAATCCGGAAATCGGGCATTGAGCAAATTGACCTTATGGGAGGCACGGATTTTGAAAAACGGCTTCAAGTTTTATTTAACGATTTAGGTTATAGGGCAAAGCTAACACCCAAAAATGATTTTGGAGCAGACGTTATCGTTGAAAAATATAACGGTGGCCGTACAGTAGTCCAAGCTAAACGTTATAGCCGTCCGGTGGGCTTAAAAGCTGTTCAGGAAGTTATTGGTGCAATGGCCTACTATGATGCAATTAATGCCATTGTCATTACGAATCAGAACTTTACTCAACAAGCAGAAAGATTAGCCCTGAAAAATAAGGTTGAGTTGTGGGATCGGCAAAAGTTAATTTATATGATTAACTCAGCCTTGAAAAATAAGGTCCTTCCAGCGAGATTAAAACCTTCTTAA